The following nucleotide sequence is from Borrelia sp. A-FGy1.
TAAATTCTGAAAAGGATTATGAGAAAACTTTAATTACTATGGATTATTGCGGTCTTTATTCTAAGGAAAAATTTGTTCAACTAGGGGGTTTTGATAAAAGAATTCAGAATGAATATTTTCAGAGATTGGATTTTGGGCTTAGAGCTATTTATTTTGGAGAGAGTATTTATATTTATAGAAAACTTAGAATACAGTATACTTCTTTAAATTTTCCAGAAAATTTAACAAAAAATAGAAGTTTTTTGATTTTTTTGCTTAAAAATCATGTTCCAATTTTTATTGGAAATGGGATTAAATTTTCATTTTTAAGATTTTTTAAAATCTGTTTAAGATATGGTATTAATCCTTTGAAGTTTAGCAGAGAATTTAGAGAGATAAAAAATGAAACTATTAAAAATAGCTTAAGGTTTAAAGGTGACTTAAAGAGTGCAGTTGAACTTTGGGAAAATAATATTATTTATTAAATTGATTTTTGTTTGTGTTCTTTTAGAGGCCCAAGAAATTGCTTATATTAATATACTTGATGTATTTGATTGTGGGATTTTTAAGTTTAATTTTGATGTTGAAAATGATATTTTGACTGTTAAACATGAGAAGGGATACCTTAGATTTAAAATAGGTTTTGAATATGGTTTTTCGTCTACTGGTTATTATATTTATATTGACCCTATCCTTTTAAAGGAGGGAGAAATTTTAATAACTAAAAGGGCTTTAATACAGATTGAAAATCATTTTAAGTCTTTGGAGAATTATAGCAAACCAAGAATAATGTCCATAATAATTGATCCTGGGCATGGTGGGCATGATAGAGGTGCTGTTGTTACACATAACATAGATGGCCATGATGTTACTCTCTTAGAAAAAGATTTTGCTTTAAGCTATTCTATGCATTTATATAAAATTTTGAGTAATTATTTTTTAGATATAAGTATTTTATTGACTCGTATTGATGATGTTTTTGTACCGTTAAAAGATAGGGCTGAATTTGCGAATTCAATTAAACCGGATTTTCCAAATAATGTAATCTTTTTATCAATACATGTAAATAATGCTCCAAATAATTTAGCTAGGGGAATTGAATTTTGGTATCTTCCTGAGAATTCAAAAAGAGAGGTTATAAAAAATTTTAAAGGATACGATATTAAAGATAATATATACTTAAGAGAACTTAATGATATACTAGACATTAAGTATAAGTATGAATCAAAAAAATTAGCTGAGCTTTTATATGAGACTTTTGTGGATTCTATAGATGAAACCAAGGTGCGTTCAATTAGAGAAGAACAATGGTTTGTTATTAAGAATATTAGTATGCCTGCTGTTTTAATTGAAATTGGATTTTTATCGAATATTTCTGATGCAATGTTAATTTTGGATTACAATTATATGAGTAAGGTGAATATATTAATATTAAGTTCTTTAATTAAGTTTATTGAATTTTATGAAAAATAGCATGTTGAAAATTTTTATAAAGTATAAGTCTTTTTGTTATAAATATCTTAATCTTAAATATGAGAGATATTCATTTAGTATTCTTTATTCACTTTTATTTTTAAGTTTTTTTTATTCTTCATGTATGATTTTTTTAAATTATGATAATATCTTTTTTAGAAAGGTTTTTTATTTTTATTCTGAGAATGAATTGATTTCTGATTTGAGATATTTAAAGAAAAGACAAACTCTTAAAGAAAACTTGGATTTTTTAGTTAAAGATTTTCTGTTAGGTAATAGTAAGGGGTTTTCTTTTCTATTAGATACAAGAAATGTTAAGTTTTTATACTCTTTTATGAGTAATGGCATATACTTTATAAATATATCAAAGGATTTTTATGATTCTTTTGATGATTTTAGTTACCATAATTATGGTAAGCTTAGATTAAATTTATTTATTAAATCTTTAAAAGAAACAATTAATTTTAACTATCCTGGTTATGTAAAGGATCTTGTTATTTTTATTGAAGGATATGTTTTAAGTAATAAAAACGATAATTTTCAAGCATTGGGTATTTTATAAAAAAATAGTTAAAAAAGGAAAAAAGATAAGTTTTAAATTATATTTTAGAGAAGGAGTTTTGTGTATGACAAAATTAAAAGTTGTTTTTATTTTATTGTTTCTTATTCTATTTAGTCCTCTTTTTGGGCAAGAAGCTACTGGGACAGATAATGGTCAAAAGGAGGAACCTGGTATATTAGTTCTTGATTTTGCAGAACTTGCAAAAGACCCAAGCTCAACCAAGCTGGATCTTACAGGTTATGTTGATTATGTTTATTCTGGAGCTTCAGGTATTGTTAAGCCAGAGGATATGGTTATAGATCTTGGCATAAATAATTGGAGTGTTCTTTTGACTCCTTCAGCTAGAATGCAGGCTTATGTAAGAAATTCTCATGTAGCGCCAGCTGTTGTTAAGAATAGTTCTAAGAGATATTCAGGTGATACAGTATTAGGGGTAAGAGTATTATTTCCTAGCTATTCTCAGTCTTCTGCTATGATTTTACCTCCTTTTAAGATTCCTTTTTATTCTGGAGATGATGGAAATCAATTTTTAGGCAAGGGGCTTATTGATAATGTTAAGACTATGAAGGAAGTTAAAGTAACTGTTTATAGTTTGGGCTATGAGGTAGATCTTGAAGTTTTATTTGAAGATATGAACGGGATGGAATATGCTTATCCTTTAGGGACCTTAAAATTTAAAGGTTGGGCTGATTTGGTTTGGTCAAATCCTACTTATATTCCAACTATAAACTCTAGGATTGTTAAAGATGATATTCCAAATTATCCTATTGCTTCAAGTAAAATGAGATTTAAGGCCTTTAGGGTATCAAAATCACATAGTTCCAAAAATCAGAATTTTATTTTTTATGTTAAAGATGTGAGAGTTCTTTATGATAAATTAAATGTTTCTTTGGATTCTGATATTGATAATGAATCTGTATTTAAAGTTTATGAGGAGCAGGGAACAGAATCTCTTCGTAGGTTAAAGGCACAAGAAACTTTCAAGAGAGTTTTAAGAATTAGGGAAAATGTTTCGATGCCAGATAGTTCTTTTCAAGATTTTTTAGAAAAAGATAAATATAAAAAAGTTGAGTCAAATACTCAGGTAAAATAAATTTGATTTATTATGAATTATTAGGGGGCTGGTCTTTTTTGAAGGTTAGTCCTTTTGATCTTAAGATTAAAATAGGGAAATAGATTGATGCTAGGTTCAGATAATGAGGAGCTTTTAGAAATTTTTTTTGAAGAGGCTCAGAATCTTGTAGATACTCTTGAAGAAAATATTATGTCATTAGAAGACGACCCTAATAATGCAGAAACTATTGATGAAATATTTAGAGCTGCACATACCCTTAAGGGTAGTTCAGCTTCTGTAGATATGATGGAACTTTCAGAATTTACTCATGTTGTTGAGGACGTATTTGATGCTATTAGAGACAATAAATTAAAAATATGTAATGCTCTTGTTGATTTGCTTTTAAATTCACTTGATGTGATAAAGGCAATGCTGAATTCTCGTCTTGATGGAAATGTTTATTTAGAAGATGTAAGTGATCTTAAAAGTAAGTTAATAGGTTTTTTGGGAATTGGTAACCAGAAAACTGCCATGATGTCTTTGGATAGTGTTAATAGTGATGAATTTTTGCTTTCATCTTCTGATCTTTATGATATGAAAGAAAGTTTAGGACTTGGACAAAAAGTTTTGAGGGTTAATATTAAATTTAATGAAAATAATCCCATGGCAACTATTTCTGCTATACAGATGTTTCAAGCTTTAAAGGATTTAGCACCCATACTCCACACTGTGCCTAGTTATGAACAGATTGTTGCAGATGAGTTTTTACCCAGAGTAGATTATTATTTGATATATTCAGATACTAATAATGTAGAGAGAAAAATAAATATATCAGATGTCGTCTTGAGTTATAAAGTTGAAGAACTTGATATTGATAGTGAATTGGAAGAAGCAGAGATAAGAGAGAGAGGTAATTTTAATCAATCTAGTGTTTTATTTAAAAAAGATAAAGTTGAGCTTTCTAATGAGGAGCTTGTAAGCTTAAAAAGTCAAATTGGAAATGCTAAATTATTTGAAGTGAAATTGAATTTTAATAGAGAAAATCCTATGGCAACAATTTCTGGTATACAGATGATGCAGGCGCTAAAAGGTTTGGGAGAGATTTATAAGTCTATACCGGATAATGTTGATTTAATGTCAGATAAGTTTTTTGATGTAGTTAAGTACTATTTGATAACAGATACTACATCAGATAACATTTCTAGGAAGGTAGATTTATCTGATGTTGTTATTAGTTTTGAGATTACAGAGGTTAATTTAGATAATATTAAGGATTTCAGTATTTTAAATACTGGAATTGATAATGATGCTTCTGTTAAACAACCTAAGAAGGGAGGAGCTCCTTTAAATGTTAATTTAATTAGAATTGATAGTAAGAAAATAGATTCTATATTAAATCTTGTAAGTGAAGTTGTTATAAATAAGTCAGCTTATAA
It contains:
- a CDS encoding N-acetylmuramoyl-L-alanine amidase is translated as MQLNFGKIILFIKLIFVCVLLEAQEIAYINILDVFDCGIFKFNFDVENDILTVKHEKGYLRFKIGFEYGFSSTGYYIYIDPILLKEGEILITKRALIQIENHFKSLENYSKPRIMSIIIDPGHGGHDRGAVVTHNIDGHDVTLLEKDFALSYSMHLYKILSNYFLDISILLTRIDDVFVPLKDRAEFANSIKPDFPNNVIFLSIHVNNAPNNLARGIEFWYLPENSKREVIKNFKGYDIKDNIYLRELNDILDIKYKYESKKLAELLYETFVDSIDETKVRSIREEQWFVIKNISMPAVLIEIGFLSNISDAMLILDYNYMSKVNILILSSLIKFIEFYEK
- a CDS encoding flagellar filament outsheath protein; protein product: MKNSMLKIFIKYKSFCYKYLNLKYERYSFSILYSLLFLSFFYSSCMIFLNYDNIFFRKVFYFYSENELISDLRYLKKRQTLKENLDFLVKDFLLGNSKGFSFLLDTRNVKFLYSFMSNGIYFINISKDFYDSFDDFSYHNYGKLRLNLFIKSLKETINFNYPGYVKDLVIFIEGYVLSNKNDNFQALGIL
- a CDS encoding flagellar filament outer layer protein FlaA, producing the protein MTKLKVVFILLFLILFSPLFGQEATGTDNGQKEEPGILVLDFAELAKDPSSTKLDLTGYVDYVYSGASGIVKPEDMVIDLGINNWSVLLTPSARMQAYVRNSHVAPAVVKNSSKRYSGDTVLGVRVLFPSYSQSSAMILPPFKIPFYSGDDGNQFLGKGLIDNVKTMKEVKVTVYSLGYEVDLEVLFEDMNGMEYAYPLGTLKFKGWADLVWSNPTYIPTINSRIVKDDIPNYPIASSKMRFKAFRVSKSHSSKNQNFIFYVKDVRVLYDKLNVSLDSDIDNESVFKVYEEQGTESLRRLKAQETFKRVLRIRENVSMPDSSFQDFLEKDKYKKVESNTQVK